TACTGGCCGCTCTTTCCGGGCAGATCGCCTCATTCTTCGGAAATGAGAGTCTGACTCTACCAATTGCCTTTGCAGGAGTGATCGTCCTTTTTGCCTCGTTTACGAATATTCTGAACGCTTTTTTTATGGGTCTGCAGGAATTCAAATACAGCTTTCTGAGACAGGTGGTTTATGAGATTTCCAGATGGGCGTTTGTTTTACCACTGGGCATTGCCTATCTTGCTGCCGGAGCTTTAGCCGGATTTTCCATGGCATATGCCATGGCGTTTATATTTCTGCTCTATGTTTTGAGTTCCAGATACAGAGAATACGTTTGCGGTGAAACTGCCGTCAGGGATGAAAGAGTCAACGTTTTCATGGGTTTTATGACTCTGGCGAATATATCCGGAATGATTTACGCATATGTGGACAGCATCATGATAGGATACTTTCTGGGTACAACGGATGTGGGCTACTACCGGGCAGCTTACGTTCCGGTTTTTGCTGTTGTTGGAATGATCTCATCTTTTGGGGGTGTCATGTTTCCAACTTACACCCAGATGGGACTTGAGGAGATAAGAGCATCTTTCAGCAGGATTTTGAGGTATACATCCATCATCGCCTTTCCCCTGATGGTCACAATTGCCTATCTATCCGAACAGATTGTAACAGTCGTCTATGGTGTTGATTACCTTCCCGCCGATCTGCCGATGAAAATACTGGCTCTTGCACTAATTCCGGGCGCCTTCAGTTATCTCGGGTCCATATTCAGCGCCAAAGAAAGGCCCGAGATTCCTGCCACGCTGATTACGGTAAGCATGGTGCTCAACGTCATCCTGAACTATGTTCTGATAACTGCAATAGGTATCGCCGGAGCGGCGATTGCAACAGTTGTTTCGAGGTTCTTTGTTCTGCTTGCCACCATTTTCCTACTCCACACAGTGTTCAGGATTGTCCCGAATTTCAGGGCAACCCTAAAGCCTCTGTTTGCTGCATCTGTTATGTTCGCTGTGCTGTACGCATTTCCGAAACCTGAGACGCTGATATACGGGCTGGTAGAGATTGCTTTAGCGGTATGCGTGTATACTGCGGTGATTTTTCTTATCAAAGGTGTGAGCAAAGAGGATGTTGAGTTCTTAAAAGATGTTTTCAGATGAGAAATGGGGTAGCGAAGAGAGAGAAATGAGAGGCAATATCCTTTTAAATGCTGCATATTTAAACTTTGAAAGATGAATGTGCTGGTCACAGGAGCATCAGGACAGATAGGTTCGTATGTCCTGGAACTGCTTTCAGAGGAGCACAACGTGGTGGGTGTGGATCTGAAGCACTATCCATTTGGAGAGGAGTTTGTGGATATGGTGGTTACGGGGGATTTGAGGAGTTACTTTACTGTCAGAGAAATGGTCGAAAAGGTGGATGCTGTGATTCACCTGGCTGCGCAGGTTTCTGTTGAGAGAAGCTGGATGGATCCGGTTTATGATGCTAAAAACAATATAATTTCGACGATAAACCTCCTTAAAGCGAGTTCTGAAAGCAAAGTGAAAAAATTCATCTACATTTCATCAGCAGCAGTTTACGGCAATCCACTGTATGTGCCGATTGATGAGAACCATCCAACAAATCCAATTTCTCCATACGGTGTGAGTAAACTGGCAGGAGAACACTACGTGAAAATTTACATTGAAAAA
The genomic region above belongs to Archaeoglobus neptunius and contains:
- a CDS encoding oligosaccharide flippase family protein, which gives rise to MKLARKVARNAIYNTSALIVGSVSGLFLTIILARVMKPEQFGIYSLALSIAMVSIALANLGVDAGVVRYTAYHAGRGDLAKIRGNFRYFLKIKTVLAFSISALLAALSGQIASFFGNESLTLPIAFAGVIVLFASFTNILNAFFMGLQEFKYSFLRQVVYEISRWAFVLPLGIAYLAAGALAGFSMAYAMAFIFLLYVLSSRYREYVCGETAVRDERVNVFMGFMTLANISGMIYAYVDSIMIGYFLGTTDVGYYRAAYVPVFAVVGMISSFGGVMFPTYTQMGLEEIRASFSRILRYTSIIAFPLMVTIAYLSEQIVTVVYGVDYLPADLPMKILALALIPGAFSYLGSIFSAKERPEIPATLITVSMVLNVILNYVLITAIGIAGAAIATVVSRFFVLLATIFLLHTVFRIVPNFRATLKPLFAASVMFAVLYAFPKPETLIYGLVEIALAVCVYTAVIFLIKGVSKEDVEFLKDVFR
- a CDS encoding NAD-dependent epimerase/dehydratase family protein; this translates as MNVLVTGASGQIGSYVLELLSEEHNVVGVDLKHYPFGEEFVDMVVTGDLRSYFTVREMVEKVDAVIHLAAQVSVERSWMDPVYDAKNNIISTINLLKASSESKVKKFIYISSAAVYGNPLYVPIDENHPTNPISPYGVSKLAGEHYVKIYIEKMHVNIVRPFNVYSERMDPRNPYSGVIAKFIERAKKGLPPVIYGDGEQTRDFIHARDVAMAIKAVLDEGRNGEVYNIGTGKETSILELAKMVMEAFRIDEEPVFDKEREGDIMRSCADISKTRALGFEPKTELASFIKDFMTI